In the Kitasatospora terrestris genome, one interval contains:
- a CDS encoding sugar ABC transporter permease: MTRAGRTGAGVTRPGFAWAAPAAVFFLLFAIVPLLLVAVLSFTSWDGITDPRFNGLDNWTGLAHDPVMLQSVGTTLLLTVLGVVTQTPISILLGVWAAGHQRNRAVLSAIYFVPLLLSATAVSVVWRAVLDPNFGVPSQAGWLFGDGNLLGTRAGAIGVLTFVGVWQFTPLHALIYQGGARAIPQVLYQAAAVDGAGTVRQFFHITLPQLRNTVITSMVLMVVGGLTTFDTVLILTQGGPGTDTTVSAYYMYQKAFKGFDFGAGSAIALVLVVVATLISLAVVRLSGYDRMRSSAEGL; the protein is encoded by the coding sequence ATGACGCGCGCCGGGCGGACCGGCGCGGGGGTGACCCGTCCGGGCTTCGCCTGGGCGGCGCCCGCCGCCGTGTTCTTCCTGCTGTTCGCGATCGTGCCGCTGCTGCTGGTCGCCGTCCTCTCCTTCACCAGCTGGGACGGCATCACCGACCCCCGCTTCAACGGCCTGGACAACTGGACCGGCCTGGCCCACGACCCGGTCATGCTCCAGTCGGTCGGCACCACCCTGCTGCTCACCGTCCTCGGCGTGGTCACCCAGACGCCGATCAGCATCCTGCTCGGCGTCTGGGCGGCCGGGCACCAGCGCAACCGGGCCGTGCTCTCGGCGATCTACTTCGTGCCGCTGCTGCTCTCGGCGACCGCCGTCTCGGTGGTGTGGCGGGCCGTCCTCGACCCCAACTTCGGAGTGCCCTCGCAGGCCGGCTGGCTGTTCGGCGACGGCAACCTGCTGGGCACCAGGGCCGGCGCGATCGGCGTGCTCACCTTCGTCGGCGTCTGGCAGTTCACCCCGCTGCACGCGCTGATCTACCAGGGCGGCGCCCGGGCGATCCCGCAGGTGCTCTACCAGGCCGCGGCGGTCGACGGCGCCGGTACCGTCCGGCAGTTCTTCCACATCACCCTGCCGCAGCTGCGCAACACCGTCATCACCTCCATGGTGCTGATGGTGGTCGGCGGGCTCACCACCTTCGACACGGTGCTGATCCTGACCCAGGGCGGCCCCGGCACCGACACCACCGTGAGTGCCTACTACATGTACCAGAAGGCCTTCAAGGGCTTCGACTTCGGCGCCGGCTCGGCGATCGCGCTGGTCCTGGTGGTGGTCGCCACCCTGATCTCGCTCGCGGTCGTCCGGCTCTCCGGCTACGACCGGATGCGCTCCTCGGCGGAGGGCCTGTGA
- a CDS encoding carbohydrate ABC transporter permease: protein MRRRPNWLAGLGSLVWLALVGLPLYVLLLATLRTRSDYSTEGPLSLPAEWTFDNYLTDLSNGFGQDFLNTLVVTASVVAIVLLLVPPLAYAIVRARGRTTGWVFRMFLLGLAIPAQAVIVPMFYVISKAGLYDHLIGVILPTAAFCLPVCTLVLTGAMRDITPELYEAMAMDGASPARVFRQLVLPLSRGGLSSVVVFAALQAWNGFLFPLILTQSDATKVVTLGLYEFQTEHGVDVPGLLSAVVLSMLPIFIVYLFARRALVQGLMGVGGK, encoded by the coding sequence ATGCGTCGACGCCCGAACTGGCTCGCCGGCCTCGGCTCGCTGGTGTGGCTGGCCCTGGTCGGCCTGCCGCTGTACGTGCTGCTGCTCGCCACCCTGCGCACCCGCTCCGACTACTCCACCGAGGGGCCGCTCTCCCTCCCCGCGGAGTGGACCTTCGACAACTACCTCACCGACCTGTCCAACGGCTTCGGCCAGGACTTCCTGAACACCCTGGTGGTCACCGCCAGCGTGGTCGCCATCGTGCTGCTGCTCGTCCCGCCGCTCGCGTACGCCATCGTGCGCGCCCGGGGGCGGACCACCGGGTGGGTGTTCCGGATGTTCCTGCTGGGTCTGGCGATCCCCGCGCAGGCGGTGATCGTGCCGATGTTCTACGTGATCAGCAAGGCCGGACTGTACGACCACCTGATCGGGGTGATCCTGCCGACCGCCGCCTTCTGCCTGCCCGTGTGCACGCTCGTGCTGACCGGCGCGATGCGCGACATCACCCCGGAGCTGTACGAGGCGATGGCGATGGACGGCGCCTCCCCGGCCCGGGTGTTCCGGCAGCTGGTGCTGCCGCTCTCCCGGGGCGGACTCTCCTCCGTCGTGGTGTTCGCCGCGCTCCAGGCGTGGAACGGCTTCCTCTTCCCACTGATCCTCACCCAGTCCGACGCCACCAAGGTGGTCACCCTCGGCCTGTACGAGTTCCAGACCGAGCACGGCGTCGACGTGCCCGGCCTGCTCAGTGCCGTGGTGCTGTCCATGCTGCCCATCTTCATCGTCTACCTGTTCGCCCGCCGCGCCCTGGTCCAGGGGCTGATGGGAGTCGGAGGAAAGTGA
- a CDS encoding beta-glucosidase family protein, whose translation MTLPEKLAQLVGVWVGASDEGGEVAPHQHEMEQPPDLDELLPHGLGQLTRPFGTAPVDPALGALSLQRSQQRIAAANRFGIPAIAHEECLAGFAAWGATAYPVPLSWGAAFDPDLVREMAAAIGRDLRSVGVHQGLAPVLDVVRDARWGRVEETVGEDPYLVGTVATAYVQGLESAGIVATLKHFAGYSASRAGRNLAPVSMGARERADVILPPFEMAVREGRPRSVMHAYTDTDGLPSAADEALLTGLLRDTWGFTGTVVADYFGIAFLKALHGVAEDWADAAGLALASGVDVELPTVKTFGAPLLDAVASGAVPEALVDRALHRVLAQKAELGLLDPDWSPVPAVLADADPDAPKELRGRVDLDPPANRALAERIAEQAVVLLRNDGTLPLHRPARIALIGPNGDEPTAVLGCYAFPVHVGSQHPKTPLGIELPTLRESLAAEFTGSELWTVQGVAVDGEDTAGIAEAVRAARAADLVVLALGDRAGLFGRGTSGEGCDAASLDLPGRQRELLEAVLDTGTPVVVTLLAGRPYALGRAVEEAAAIVQCFFPGEAGTRALAGVLSGRVNPSGRLPVSVPAHPGAQPSSYLAARLGQASEVSSSDPTPAYGFGHGLGYTEFTWSELTVETGETGTDGAFRVAFELRNTGDRAGSEVVQLYLHDPVASVVQPVQRLVGYRRIELAAGARCRIAVELPADTASFTGRDGRRIVEPGALELRIAASSTDARLTVPLRLTGPVRAVDHTRRLHPAVTVDRL comes from the coding sequence ATGACCCTGCCCGAGAAGCTCGCCCAACTGGTCGGCGTCTGGGTCGGCGCCAGCGACGAGGGCGGCGAGGTCGCCCCGCACCAGCACGAGATGGAGCAGCCGCCCGACCTCGACGAGCTGCTGCCGCACGGTCTCGGGCAGCTGACCCGCCCGTTCGGCACCGCCCCGGTCGACCCGGCGCTCGGCGCGCTGTCCCTGCAGCGCAGCCAGCAGCGGATCGCCGCCGCCAACCGCTTCGGCATCCCGGCGATCGCCCACGAGGAGTGCCTCGCCGGGTTCGCCGCCTGGGGCGCCACCGCCTACCCGGTGCCGCTGTCCTGGGGCGCCGCCTTCGACCCCGACCTGGTGCGGGAGATGGCCGCCGCGATCGGCCGCGACCTGCGGTCCGTCGGCGTCCACCAGGGCCTCGCCCCGGTGCTCGACGTGGTCCGCGACGCCCGCTGGGGCCGGGTCGAGGAGACCGTCGGCGAGGACCCGTACCTGGTCGGCACGGTCGCCACCGCCTACGTCCAGGGCCTGGAGTCCGCCGGGATCGTCGCCACCCTCAAGCACTTCGCCGGGTACTCCGCCTCCCGCGCCGGCCGCAACCTCGCACCGGTCAGCATGGGCGCCCGCGAACGGGCCGACGTCATCCTGCCGCCGTTCGAGATGGCCGTCCGCGAGGGCCGGCCCCGTTCGGTGATGCACGCCTACACCGACACCGACGGCCTCCCGTCGGCCGCCGACGAGGCGCTGCTCACCGGCCTGCTCCGGGACACCTGGGGCTTCACCGGCACCGTCGTCGCCGACTACTTCGGCATCGCCTTCCTCAAGGCGCTGCACGGCGTCGCCGAGGACTGGGCGGACGCCGCCGGCCTCGCCCTGGCCAGCGGCGTCGACGTCGAACTGCCCACCGTGAAGACCTTCGGAGCGCCCCTGCTGGACGCCGTCGCGTCCGGCGCCGTACCGGAGGCGCTGGTCGACCGGGCGCTGCACCGGGTGCTCGCCCAGAAGGCCGAACTCGGCCTGCTGGACCCGGACTGGAGCCCCGTGCCCGCCGTCCTCGCCGACGCCGACCCGGACGCGCCGAAGGAGCTGCGCGGGCGGGTCGACCTCGACCCGCCCGCGAACCGGGCGCTCGCCGAGCGGATCGCCGAGCAGGCCGTCGTCCTGCTGCGCAACGACGGCACCCTGCCGCTGCACCGCCCCGCCCGGATCGCCCTGATCGGACCGAACGGCGACGAGCCGACCGCCGTCCTCGGCTGCTACGCCTTCCCCGTGCACGTCGGCAGCCAGCACCCGAAGACCCCGCTGGGCATCGAACTCCCCACCCTGCGCGAATCGCTGGCCGCCGAGTTCACGGGCAGCGAGCTGTGGACCGTCCAGGGCGTGGCGGTCGACGGCGAGGACACCGCCGGCATCGCCGAGGCCGTCCGGGCCGCGCGCGCCGCCGACCTGGTGGTGCTCGCGCTCGGCGACCGCGCCGGACTCTTCGGCCGCGGCACCAGCGGCGAGGGCTGCGACGCGGCCTCCCTCGACCTGCCCGGACGGCAGCGCGAGCTGCTGGAGGCCGTGCTCGACACCGGCACCCCGGTGGTGGTCACCCTGCTCGCCGGCCGGCCCTACGCGCTGGGGCGGGCGGTGGAGGAGGCGGCGGCGATCGTCCAGTGCTTCTTCCCCGGCGAGGCCGGCACCCGGGCCCTCGCCGGGGTGCTCAGCGGCCGGGTCAACCCCTCCGGGCGGCTCCCGGTCTCCGTCCCCGCGCACCCCGGCGCCCAGCCGTCGAGCTACCTGGCCGCACGGCTCGGCCAGGCGAGCGAGGTGTCCAGCAGTGACCCGACGCCCGCCTACGGCTTCGGACACGGCCTCGGCTACACCGAGTTCACCTGGTCGGAGCTCACGGTGGAGACCGGGGAGACCGGCACCGACGGGGCCTTCCGGGTCGCCTTCGAGCTGCGCAACACCGGCGACCGGGCCGGCAGCGAGGTCGTCCAGCTCTACCTGCACGACCCGGTGGCGAGCGTGGTGCAGCCGGTCCAGCGGCTGGTCGGCTACCGGCGGATCGAGCTCGCCGCCGGCGCCCGCTGCCGGATCGCCGTCGAACTCCCCGCCGACACGGCCTCGTTCACCGGACGCGACGGCCGGCGGATCGTCGAACCCGGCGCCCTGGAGCTGCGCATCGCCGCCTCCAGCACCGACGCCCGGCTCACCGTGCCGCTGCGCCTGACCGGCCCCGTCCGCGCCGTCGACCACACCCGCCGGCTGCACCCGGCCGTCACCGTCGACCGACTCTGA
- a CDS encoding acetylxylan esterase, with the protein MHGDLTEAELHAYRSSQREPADLDAFWAGTLAEARTAGGEVRLDPVRTGLTTLDTYDLTFPGFAGEPVRAWLRLPRGAAGPLPAVVQYVGYGGGRGDALENLLWASAGYAHLQMDTRGQGSGWSRGATPDSGPAGPQAPGMMTRGITDPHGYYYRRLITDAVRAVDAARTLPAVDPARVAVLGASQGGGLALAAAGLLPDLAAVVAHVPFLCDFPRAVTGTDAYPYREIADYLAVHRDAEERVHRTLSYVDGVNLARRAAAPARFSAALMDETTPPATVFGAYHAYAGPKEITVWRYNGHEAGQADDDRAALEFLARHLAPKE; encoded by the coding sequence ATGCACGGCGACCTGACCGAGGCCGAGCTGCACGCCTACCGCAGCAGCCAGCGCGAGCCCGCCGACCTGGACGCCTTCTGGGCCGGCACCCTCGCCGAGGCCCGCACCGCCGGCGGCGAGGTGCGGCTCGACCCGGTCAGGACCGGTCTGACCACCCTCGACACCTACGACCTGACCTTCCCCGGCTTCGCCGGCGAACCGGTCCGGGCCTGGCTGCGCCTGCCGCGCGGCGCGGCGGGCCCGCTGCCCGCCGTCGTCCAGTACGTCGGGTACGGCGGCGGGCGCGGCGACGCCCTGGAGAACCTGCTCTGGGCCTCGGCCGGCTACGCGCACCTGCAGATGGACACCCGCGGCCAGGGCTCCGGCTGGAGCCGCGGCGCCACCCCCGACTCCGGACCGGCCGGACCGCAGGCCCCCGGCATGATGACCCGCGGCATCACCGACCCGCACGGCTACTACTACCGGCGGCTGATCACCGACGCGGTCCGCGCGGTGGACGCCGCGCGCACCCTGCCCGCCGTCGACCCGGCGCGAGTCGCCGTCCTCGGCGCGAGCCAGGGCGGCGGCCTGGCCCTGGCGGCGGCCGGACTGCTGCCGGACCTGGCGGCGGTGGTGGCGCACGTGCCGTTCCTCTGCGACTTCCCCCGGGCCGTCACCGGCACCGACGCCTACCCGTACCGGGAGATCGCCGACTACCTGGCCGTCCACCGCGACGCCGAGGAGCGCGTGCACCGCACGCTCTCCTACGTCGACGGCGTGAACCTCGCCCGCCGGGCCGCCGCCCCCGCCCGGTTCTCCGCCGCCCTGATGGACGAGACCACCCCGCCCGCCACCGTGTTCGGCGCCTACCACGCCTACGCCGGGCCCAAGGAGATCACCGTCTGGCGGTACAACGGCCACGAGGCCGGGCAGGCCGACGACGACCGGGCCGCGCTGGAGTTCCTGGCGCGGCACCTCGCGCCGAAGGAGTGA
- a CDS encoding glycoside hydrolase family 43 protein, translated as MPHAVNPILPGFHPDPSICRVGEDYYLVNSSFQYFPGLPIHHSRDLVHWRPLGHVLDRPGQLPLDGVRPSGGLYAPTVRYAHGRFHVVCTLVDGLRESGTFVVTAEDPAGPWSDPVWLPEAPGFDPDLFVDPATGRTWLLGARPVPGLEPEGRTEIWARPIDHGSWRFTGEERVLFRGALVDARWAEGPHLLHRDGWYYLLLAEGGTEELHAVTVARSRSLDGPFENCPRNPLLTHRHLGPGQAVTGVGHADLVETPDGDWYAVVLGSRPYEGRHTALGRETFLARVAWAEDGWPVVNPGVGRLQQLVPVDLPAHPWPAGAEDPSELGPQWCWVRTPRRRIHRLDPASGVLRLEAAPVPLAERGSPSFIGRRLQHHRFSATTTLLGRTPPTAAGRAGLALLQDEDHHVLLTVGAGGARATVRCAGRERVLAELPLRPGPVRLAVRVDGRDGELLTAQGDEGWRQLAAFDARVLTTATAGGFTGALVGLHAYGEAGGHADFAGFHYGGDTTHV; from the coding sequence GTGCCCCACGCCGTCAACCCGATCCTGCCCGGATTCCACCCCGACCCGTCGATCTGCCGGGTCGGCGAGGACTACTACCTGGTCAACTCCAGCTTCCAGTACTTCCCCGGCCTGCCGATCCACCACAGCCGCGACCTGGTCCACTGGCGGCCGCTCGGCCACGTCCTGGACCGGCCCGGGCAGCTGCCGCTCGACGGCGTCCGCCCGTCCGGCGGGCTGTACGCGCCCACCGTCCGGTACGCGCACGGCCGCTTCCACGTGGTCTGCACCCTGGTCGACGGCCTGCGGGAGAGCGGCACCTTCGTGGTCACCGCGGAGGACCCGGCCGGGCCGTGGTCCGACCCCGTCTGGCTGCCCGAGGCGCCCGGCTTCGACCCCGACCTCTTCGTCGACCCGGCCACCGGCCGCACCTGGCTGCTCGGCGCCCGCCCGGTGCCCGGCCTCGAACCCGAGGGACGCACCGAGATCTGGGCCCGCCCGATCGACCACGGCAGTTGGCGGTTCACGGGGGAGGAGCGGGTCCTGTTCCGCGGCGCCCTGGTCGACGCCCGCTGGGCGGAGGGCCCGCACCTGCTGCACCGCGACGGCTGGTACTACCTGCTGCTCGCCGAGGGCGGCACCGAGGAGCTGCACGCGGTGACCGTCGCCCGCAGCCGCTCGCTCGACGGGCCGTTCGAGAACTGCCCGCGCAACCCGCTGCTGACCCACCGCCACCTCGGGCCGGGCCAGGCCGTCACCGGTGTCGGCCATGCCGACCTGGTCGAGACTCCCGACGGGGACTGGTACGCGGTGGTGCTCGGCAGCCGTCCGTACGAGGGGCGGCACACCGCGCTCGGGCGGGAGACCTTCCTGGCCCGGGTCGCGTGGGCGGAGGACGGCTGGCCCGTGGTCAACCCGGGCGTCGGCCGGCTCCAGCAGCTCGTCCCGGTCGACCTGCCGGCGCACCCGTGGCCGGCGGGGGCCGAGGACCCGTCGGAGCTCGGGCCGCAGTGGTGCTGGGTGCGCACCCCGCGCCGGCGGATCCACCGGCTCGACCCGGCGTCGGGCGTCCTGCGCCTGGAGGCCGCCCCGGTCCCGCTCGCCGAACGCGGCAGCCCCTCCTTCATCGGCCGCCGCCTGCAGCACCACCGCTTCTCCGCCACCACCACCCTGCTCGGCCGCACCCCGCCGACGGCTGCCGGCCGGGCCGGCCTGGCCCTGCTCCAGGACGAGGACCACCACGTGCTGCTCACCGTCGGCGCCGGCGGTGCCCGGGCGACCGTGCGGTGCGCCGGGCGCGAGCGGGTGCTCGCCGAACTGCCGCTCCGGCCGGGGCCGGTGCGTCTCGCCGTCCGCGTCGACGGCCGGGACGGCGAGCTGCTCACCGCCCAGGGCGACGAGGGGTGGCGGCAGCTGGCCGCGTTCGACGCCCGGGTGCTCACCACCGCCACGGCGGGCGGTTTCACCGGTGCCCTGGTCGGTCTCCACGCGTACGGCGAGGCCGGCGGGCACGCCGACTTCGCCGGCTTCCACTACGGCGGTGACACTACTCACGTGTGA